Proteins co-encoded in one Psychromonas sp. L1A2 genomic window:
- a CDS encoding DegT/DnrJ/EryC1/StrS family aminotransferase, protein MFYELASPTFGDEEHAALNKVIESGFFSMGKYVAEFEKQFAEYHDKKYAVMVNSGSSQI, encoded by the coding sequence ATGTTTTACGAGTTAGCATCGCCAACATTTGGAGATGAAGAACATGCAGCTTTAAACAAAGTGATAGAAAGTGGCTTTTTTTCTATGGGAAAATACGTCGCTGAATTCGAAAAACAATTTGCTGAATATCATGATAAAAAATATGCAGTAATGGTGAACTCTGGTTCATCACAAATTTAA
- a CDS encoding AMP-binding protein yields MSLVEQGELTFWNTSRLAKCYGNHIAFIENEVENVRTVSYQELEHLVIEAKQKLSSYHSELNNKLLIMLVANNSIESVVYYLAALQLGQSIWWVEKDSEKERLHSLQTHYGVNLLINNGKIQVLDSTPVALHDDLALLITTSGSTGSPTLVKLSYQNIHSNCVAIGKALTLTASDMTVTTLPLQYSFGLSILNTHLNAGSTIILTDASLMSRDFWSLFKAYPIKCLYGVPYTFEMLLKLSLPRLPFKSLRFMAVAGGKLSADKVTLVNDYCLSKNCEFYVMYGQTEASARMTVLAPEKAKIKPMSIGQPIAGKLWLEDGQGNVIEQTDSKGELCYQGDNVMMGIAQEKADLLLPAHTSVLKTGDVGIVDKEGDYQIVGRLKRMIKVLGHRINLDEIERFFSDKSQSVICTGEDDMIFCYLINSLQNKLQLSKCQQSLNNHLSVHSNYSQWTVIEEIPYLSSGKINYPRLKQLRFESDASQKEQK; encoded by the coding sequence GTGAGTTTAGTGGAACAAGGAGAATTAACTTTTTGGAATACTAGCCGATTAGCAAAGTGTTATGGTAATCATATCGCTTTCATTGAAAACGAAGTAGAAAATGTCCGAACAGTTAGTTATCAAGAATTAGAGCACTTAGTCATCGAAGCTAAACAAAAACTGTCTAGTTACCACAGCGAATTAAATAACAAACTATTGATCATGCTGGTGGCGAATAATTCTATTGAAAGTGTGGTTTATTATCTTGCTGCTTTACAACTCGGGCAGTCCATTTGGTGGGTAGAAAAAGACAGTGAAAAAGAACGATTACACTCGTTACAAACACACTACGGTGTTAATTTACTAATTAATAATGGGAAAATTCAAGTATTAGATTCAACACCTGTTGCACTACATGATGATTTAGCGTTATTAATCACGACCTCTGGTAGTACAGGTAGCCCAACACTGGTTAAACTAAGTTATCAGAATATTCATAGTAACTGTGTTGCTATCGGCAAAGCGCTCACATTAACCGCTTCTGATATGACGGTCACCACTTTACCTTTGCAATATAGTTTTGGGCTTTCTATTCTCAACACTCACTTAAATGCGGGCAGTACAATAATATTGACTGACGCTTCTTTAATGAGTCGTGATTTTTGGTCTCTATTCAAAGCCTATCCAATCAAATGTTTATATGGTGTGCCTTACACTTTTGAGATGTTATTAAAGCTATCGTTGCCTCGCTTACCGTTTAAGTCGTTACGTTTTATGGCGGTTGCAGGGGGGAAGTTGAGTGCAGATAAAGTGACCTTGGTGAATGATTATTGCCTGAGTAAAAACTGTGAATTTTACGTGATGTATGGGCAAACAGAAGCCAGTGCCAGAATGACCGTATTAGCGCCTGAAAAAGCGAAAATAAAACCGATGTCGATCGGACAACCCATCGCAGGTAAATTATGGTTGGAAGATGGACAAGGCAATGTCATTGAACAGACTGATAGTAAAGGAGAGCTGTGCTATCAAGGTGATAATGTCATGATGGGTATAGCACAAGAAAAAGCAGACTTATTATTACCGGCGCACACTTCAGTATTAAAAACCGGTGATGTAGGCATTGTTGATAAGGAAGGTGATTATCAAATTGTTGGGCGTTTAAAACGCATGATTAAAGTGCTAGGGCATCGTATTAATTTAGATGAAATAGAACGATTTTTTAGTGATAAAAGTCAGTCGGTTATTTGTACGGGCGAAGACGATATGATTTTTTGTTATCTTATCAATAGCTTGCAAAACAAACTGCAACTGAGTAAGTGCCAACAGTCATTAAACAATCACCTTTCCGTGCATTCAAATTATAGCCAGTGGACAGTGATTGAAGAGATCCCTTATCTCAGTTCAGGCAAGATAAATTATCCCCGACTTAAGCAATTACGGTTTGAGAGTGATGCTTCCCAAAAGGAGCAAAAATGA
- a CDS encoding SDR family NAD(P)-dependent oxidoreductase has product MIVLVTGAYGGIGRSVCIAYLKQATTLIISGRDPIKLDALLLELQHISDINIIAIVADVTDEVQISAMFKQIATQKKRLDVLVHCAGILTQKTLMLTRLSEMQQDLNTNLLSSILFCQQASKLMLRNKSGVITLISSIIASQGSAGQSVYGASKAGIEGLVKSLAKELGSIGIRINALAPGFINSELVANYDEQEKQLLAEKTCLKRIGEVEDIAPVVTFLSSNGARYITGQVIAVDGGLAL; this is encoded by the coding sequence ATGATTGTTCTGGTAACGGGTGCTTATGGCGGTATAGGGCGTAGTGTATGTATTGCATATTTAAAGCAAGCAACGACGTTAATTATTTCAGGTCGAGATCCAATTAAGCTTGATGCCTTGTTATTGGAGCTACAACATATCTCCGATATTAATATTATCGCGATAGTGGCTGACGTGACCGATGAAGTACAAATATCTGCCATGTTTAAACAGATTGCAACGCAGAAAAAAAGATTAGATGTACTCGTTCATTGTGCAGGCATTTTAACGCAAAAAACTCTTATGTTAACCAGACTCAGTGAGATGCAGCAGGATCTCAATACTAACTTGCTCAGCAGTATTTTATTTTGTCAGCAAGCCAGTAAATTAATGCTTCGTAACAAGTCTGGCGTGATCACCTTAATAAGTTCAATTATTGCTTCGCAAGGTAGTGCGGGGCAAAGTGTCTATGGAGCTTCTAAAGCAGGCATTGAGGGCTTAGTTAAATCCCTCGCTAAAGAGTTAGGCTCTATTGGCATTCGTATTAACGCATTAGCACCGGGTTTTATTAATTCCGAATTAGTGGCCAATTATGACGAGCAAGAAAAACAATTATTAGCAGAAAAAACCTGTTTAAAAAGGATCGGTGAAGTGGAAGATATCGCTCCGGTTGTTACTTTCTTATCATCAAATGGCGCACGTTATATTACAGGGCAAGTGATCGCTGTAGATGGAGGATTAGCTTTGTGA
- a CDS encoding acyl-CoA reductase: MSQLIQLGEFLMTNGRAEPSIVAAGYWLRKSHLLSIKAEYPISQLKAKGAVFHIAPGNVDTLFFYSMIISVLCGNQTILRVSNNVSAEAQTLLDLLNQFNAQLETEHVIASLLTVIQYQRDDIITAKISSACDSRVIWGGNESIDHICQFPLVNGNSDNICFPDRYSVAVIQLKDEVEINSAVDNLLRDIKPYHQQACSSPKVVYWLNTAHSLQDKFWLLLDQRLSQQKSLEATELIAQLLYIQRLPLLLSADKVDKNKCLLKKYDLLQVLEIESISLNSIKSHSGLWVLLSLQINSLGDIELFEHCQTMTVSGFDKSQCKHWQSTTLQPLKRIVPAGQALAFSHLWDGVNLIENLTS; encoded by the coding sequence ATGTCACAACTCATTCAATTGGGCGAGTTTTTAATGACGAATGGACGTGCTGAGCCGAGTATTGTTGCCGCAGGTTATTGGTTACGTAAAAGCCATTTGCTAAGTATTAAAGCGGAGTATCCAATCTCACAATTAAAAGCAAAAGGGGCTGTGTTTCATATTGCGCCCGGCAATGTGGATACCTTGTTTTTTTATTCCATGATCATCTCTGTCTTATGCGGTAATCAAACTATTTTAAGAGTAAGTAATAATGTCAGTGCGGAAGCGCAAACGTTGTTAGATCTCTTGAATCAATTTAATGCTCAATTAGAAACAGAGCATGTCATTGCCTCACTATTAACTGTTATTCAATATCAACGTGATGACATTATTACTGCCAAAATATCCAGTGCTTGTGATAGCCGAGTGATATGGGGCGGAAACGAAAGTATCGATCATATTTGTCAGTTTCCTCTCGTAAACGGGAATTCTGACAATATTTGTTTTCCTGATAGATATTCCGTTGCTGTTATACAACTTAAAGATGAAGTGGAGATTAATAGCGCAGTAGATAATTTATTACGCGATATAAAACCCTATCACCAACAAGCGTGCTCATCGCCTAAAGTGGTTTATTGGTTAAATACGGCACATAGCTTGCAAGATAAGTTTTGGTTGTTATTAGATCAACGATTAAGCCAACAAAAGAGCTTAGAAGCAACAGAACTGATTGCGCAGTTATTGTATATACAACGACTACCATTGTTACTTAGTGCAGATAAAGTTGATAAAAATAAATGTTTATTAAAAAAATATGATCTATTGCAGGTGTTGGAGATTGAATCCATCAGCCTTAATAGCATAAAGTCACATAGTGGTCTTTGGGTGTTATTAAGCTTACAAATTAATAGTTTAGGTGATATTGAATTGTTTGAACATTGCCAAACAATGACCGTGTCAGGATTTGATAAATCACAATGTAAGCATTGGCAAAGTACGACGTTACAACCACTGAAACGGATAGTCCCAGCGGGGCAGGCATTGGCATTTTCCCATCTATGGGATGGTGTCAATTTGATTGAAAATTTAACATCATAA
- a CDS encoding LuxE/PaaK family acyltransferase: MNWEQLMTLPAYDLNSQDKANVFTPALMALSQHHYTHSEDYRLIIDSLYKEVFEQGEVPALNVGLFKHHLLKSIPIENIFRITTSSGTTSQQVSQIVLDKENTLRQQKILATILKHWLGSKRLPMLIIDHPNVIKDKFSYSARGVGIQGMSLFGHDHTYALNEDMTINIGAVSQFFDKYKDQKVFIFGFTFVVWQYFIKQLALQQTSFQVNEAVLLHSGGWKKLLDQAVSNDAFKQQVQTTLGSVQVHNFYGMVEQTGTIYVECESGYLHCPVWSDVTILNKKTLKPEIHGIEGIIQVSSLLPTSYPGHRLLTEDLGVMLGEDDCTCGRHGKYFLVNGRLAKAEVRGCSDTQS, translated from the coding sequence ATGAATTGGGAACAATTAATGACGCTACCTGCTTATGATTTAAATTCGCAAGACAAAGCCAATGTATTTACGCCTGCATTAATGGCGCTATCACAACATCATTATACTCACAGCGAAGATTACCGTTTAATTATTGATTCATTATATAAAGAGGTTTTTGAGCAAGGTGAAGTTCCTGCTTTAAACGTAGGATTATTTAAGCACCATCTCCTTAAAAGCATTCCGATTGAGAATATATTTAGGATCACTACCTCCTCAGGCACTACGTCACAGCAAGTTTCCCAAATCGTATTAGACAAAGAGAATACATTACGTCAGCAAAAAATATTAGCGACCATCCTTAAGCATTGGTTGGGTAGCAAACGCCTACCAATGTTGATCATCGATCATCCTAATGTAATTAAAGATAAATTCTCCTATTCTGCTCGTGGCGTTGGTATACAAGGTATGTCGTTGTTTGGTCATGATCATACTTATGCACTTAATGAAGACATGACCATTAATATTGGCGCTGTCAGTCAATTTTTTGACAAGTATAAAGATCAAAAGGTATTTATCTTTGGTTTTACCTTTGTAGTCTGGCAATACTTTATTAAACAACTTGCTTTGCAGCAAACTAGTTTCCAAGTCAATGAAGCTGTTTTATTACATAGTGGAGGATGGAAAAAGCTACTCGATCAAGCTGTGTCCAATGATGCTTTTAAACAGCAAGTTCAAACAACGCTAGGTTCAGTTCAAGTACATAATTTTTATGGCATGGTAGAGCAAACTGGCACTATTTATGTTGAATGTGAGTCGGGGTACTTACATTGCCCTGTTTGGAGTGATGTCACTATTCTCAATAAAAAAACGCTCAAGCCGGAAATACATGGGATTGAAGGTATTATTCAAGTGAGCTCATTATTACCCACTAGTTATCCAGGGCACCGTTTATTAACGGAAGATCTCGGCGTGATGCTAGGAGAGGATGACTGTACTTGTGGTCGTCATGGTAAATATTTTTTAGTCAACGGCCGCTTAGCCAAAGCGGAAGTAAGGGGCTGTAGTGATACTCAATCTTAA
- the pseG gene encoding UDP-2,4-diacetamido-2,4,6-trideoxy-beta-L-altropyranose hydrolase, whose translation MTSFITTTQSNTKVSLLFRFDASGQIGIGHAFRCMALIEVLSLQDNITCFVIARSLPDFIIKKLEALKAKLLMLDNDVELTFEIDSIKKFASQHQVTAIVLDGYQFDVQYRQALYASNLHVIAFDDSNELENLYCDLVINALPFASSIGYEKSAPQATHLLGLEYSIIRQEFLQQEVITFKKRNKLLVNFGGSDVANLTFSLVTKLLDLELIDSPEDIIVITGGAYSSPEKMNLLALKFGFQHIHNCQNMAEILPQCKLAICAPGSIVYELAFCGVPSIFLTVADNQLLSAQAHQNIGWCKVENGLENQGIEHALLHLSQLWSAPSELMKLLEIAINLIDGKGVKRICSAIKDLLI comes from the coding sequence GTGACTAGCTTTATAACTACTACTCAGTCAAATACCAAGGTAAGCCTCTTATTTAGATTTGATGCCTCTGGCCAAATAGGAATAGGCCATGCATTCAGATGTATGGCGCTTATCGAAGTGTTGAGTTTACAGGACAATATTACTTGTTTTGTTATTGCACGATCATTGCCTGACTTTATTATTAAAAAATTAGAAGCTTTAAAAGCAAAGTTGTTGATGTTAGATAATGATGTCGAATTAACATTTGAAATAGACTCTATAAAAAAATTCGCTTCACAACATCAAGTGACAGCGATTGTTTTAGATGGTTATCAATTTGATGTTCAATATAGACAAGCGCTTTATGCTTCAAATCTACATGTCATTGCCTTTGATGACTCGAATGAGTTAGAAAATCTATATTGTGACTTAGTGATCAACGCGTTACCTTTTGCTTCTTCGATTGGTTATGAGAAAAGTGCGCCTCAGGCAACTCATTTATTAGGGCTGGAATACAGCATTATCCGCCAAGAATTCTTACAACAAGAAGTCATTACTTTTAAAAAACGAAACAAACTATTAGTTAACTTTGGTGGCAGTGATGTTGCTAATTTAACATTTTCACTGGTCACTAAACTGTTGGATCTGGAGCTAATCGATAGTCCTGAGGATATTATCGTGATCACGGGAGGCGCTTATTCTTCCCCTGAAAAAATGAATTTATTAGCGTTGAAATTTGGCTTCCAACACATTCATAACTGCCAAAATATGGCTGAAATACTACCTCAATGTAAATTGGCTATTTGTGCTCCCGGTTCGATTGTTTATGAATTAGCTTTTTGCGGTGTGCCGAGCATCTTTTTAACTGTGGCAGATAATCAATTGTTATCCGCACAAGCCCATCAAAATATTGGCTGGTGTAAAGTTGAGAATGGATTAGAAAATCAGGGGATTGAGCATGCTTTATTGCATCTTTCTCAATTATGGAGTGCGCCATCAGAATTAATGAAGTTGTTGGAGATCGCGATCAACCTGATTGATGGGAAAGGTGTTAAACGGATCTGCTCTGCGATCAAGGACTTACTGATATGA
- a CDS encoding acyl carrier protein — MTDTNRLVNVFVTALEIPESEVNDDLKYDQHKRWDSMAHMILIAQLEGEFDVMFDIDDIIDMSSFVQAKLILKKYNADLSL; from the coding sequence ATGACAGATACAAACAGATTGGTGAACGTTTTTGTAACCGCGTTAGAAATACCTGAAAGTGAAGTCAATGACGATTTGAAATATGACCAACATAAACGTTGGGATTCGATGGCTCATATGATTCTAATTGCACAATTAGAAGGTGAGTTTGATGTGATGTTTGATATTGATGACATCATTGATATGAGTTCATTTGTGCAAGCTAAACTTATTTTGAAAAAATATAACGCTGATTTGTCGTTATAA